The sequence GAGCTTGATCGTATAGATCGTAACATCCTCAATGAATTACAAAAGGATGGGCGCATCTCTAACGTTGAGCTTTCAAAACGAGTAGGGTTGTCACCAACACCATGTCTGGAACGGGTTCGCCGCTTAGAGCGTCAGGGCTTCATTCATGGCTACACCGCACTGCTTAATCCACAGTATTTGGATGCATCACTGCTGGTTATCGTTGAGATTACTCTGAATCGTGGCGCTCCGGATGTATTTGAGCAATTTAATGCCGCTGTAAAAAATCTTGAGGAAATTCAAGAGTGTCACCTGGTTTCCGGCGATTTCGACTATTTGTTGAAAACCCGCGTACCGGATATGTCCGCTTACCGTACTTTACTCGGTGAGACCTTGCTTCGCCTGCCGGGCGTTAACGACACCCGTACCTATGTGGTCATGGAAGAAGTGAAGCAGAGTAACCGCCTTGTGATTAAAACGCGGTAAACAGGCAGGTGCAAAACCTGAGTAATTTGGTTACACTCCTGTTTATTCATACAGTTTCAACGCCGGGAGGGTTCTCGGCGTTGTTACTCATACCAGTTAACAGGAACCTGGAGAGCCTTTCTTGAGCCAGGAATATACAGAAGATAAAGAAGTTACTTTGAAAAAACTCAGCAGTGGGCGTCGTTTGCTTGAGGCTGTTTTGATTGTAGTAACGATTTTGGCAGCCTTCCTAATGGCCGCGCTGCTCAGTTTCAATCCTTCAGACCCGAGTTGGTCGCAAACCTCATGGCACGAGCCTATCCATAATCTTGGCGGCAGTGTTGGTGCCTGGATGGCCGACACGCTGTTCTTTACATTTGGCGTCCTGGCTTATGCCATTCCCGCCATTATGGTGATGTTGTGCTGGGCGGCATTCCGTCAGCGTGATACCAGTGAACATATTGATTACTTCGCACTCTCGCTGCGCCTGATTGGCACATTAGCGCTGATTTTAACGTCATGTGGATTGGCAGCATTAAATATTGACGATCTCTACTATTTTGCCTCCGGTGGTGTGATTGGTAGTTTATTCAGTAATGCTATGTTGCCGTGGTTCAATGGTGTTGGTGCGACCTTGACGTTGCTCTGTATTTGGGCCGTTGGCCTGACGCTCTTTACAGGTTGGTCATGGTTGGTCATTGCTGAAAAGATTGGTGGGGTCGTCTTAGGTTCGTTGACATTTATGACTAATCGCTCACGTCGTGAAGAACGTTATGACGATGAAGATGATGATTATCCGCTTGATGATGCCAATTCTGTTGAGCAAGATAAAAGTGCAGTAGCCAATAAAGTTGTCGCGGGTGTAGCCGCGGCTACCGCGCTGGCGGCAAATTCAGCCCATGCAGATGACGACGATGTTTTGTTCTCTGCACCATCAGTAACCGATACACCTGTCAGTCCTCTATCCGATGCGGCAATACTGGCTCCGAGCGGTGAAAGCGCGGCTGAAACCAAAGATAACTATGACCCATTATTGAGCACATTACGTGCGACAGATGATGGTGATCAGTCTGTATTATCTCAAACAGAGAGCTTTTCAGAACCGACTATCAGTCACAGTACAGCACCAATGGTTGATACTAAGACAGAGACACCGCCGCTCTATTCGTTTGAAATTCCACAAGAAGCGACCTCGCCAGCGCCGACTCGTATTGCTCTACCGATTGAACGACCTGAGCCTCAGCTGGGTTCATGGGATAAACCAGTAACACCGGCGAGCCATTCACCTTTTGATTTTTCTGCGGCACAGCGCCATAGCGATCAGGTGGAAAATACCTCTTATATGAATCCGGGATTAGGCGCAGATACTGATAGTCTGGCCGCTCTGGGGTCAGCCAGTCGCCCTGAGTCTGCTGCGGGTATTGTGGCGGCAAGTGCAGCCGCCGCTACGTTTATGCCAGCATTTACTGCTATCAGTGATAGCAGTTCGCAGGTTAAACAAGGTATAGGGCCGGAGTTACCAAGACCCAATCCTGTCCGTATCCCGACACGGCGTGAGCTGGCATCCTATGGTATCAAGCTCCCGTCTCAACGTATGGCGGAGCAGGAGCAACGTGAGCAAGAAGTGCAAACTCCACAAGCGCCTGAGACGCCGTTCACCGCAAGTGTTACATCTGAAGATGATGATGCATTAGAACAGGCAATCTTGCGTAAAGCCTTTGCTGATCAGCAATCCGAGCGTTATGGGCAATCAGCGACTGCGGGAGTGAATACTTTCTCAGCGGTAGAGCCGGAAGATGAACAAGCCTTGCAAGAGGCAGCCTTGCGACAAGCTTTTGCCGCGCAGCAACAACATCGTTATGGTGCAGATCATGGTGAAAATCGCGAGTACGAACCCGCTGCTGTTGAAGAGATGCAGCCTGTAGACACTCGCAGTGCCTTTACATTCTCGCCTGTTGCCGATCTGATTGATGAAAGCCCGCGTGAGCCTTTGTTCACGCTTTCTCCGTATGTTGATGAAACCGTACAGTCAGCAACCGCGCAAGCCACCTCGGCACCTGCGCAACCTGAGCAGGTAGCGGCCTATCAGTCATCGGGTGCGCATCAATCTCAACAAGGATATTCAGGTCAATCAACACCCGTACAGCCAATGACCTCTGCGCAACCCACTTCACCTGTGCAGCCAACCCCGGCGATGGACAGTTTGATTCACCCATTCCTAATGCGTAATGACCAGCCGTTGATCAAACCGACAACACCATTACCTACGCTGGATTTACTTTCTTCTCCGCCAGCGGAAGAAGAGCCCGTTGATATGTTTGCTTTGGAGCAAACTGCTCGCCTGGTTGAAGCGCGCTTAGGTGATTATCGGGTGAAAGCAGAAGTTGTCGGTATATCTCCTGGGCCAGTGATTACTCGCTTTGAGTTAGATTTAGCGCCAGGCGTTAAAGCTTCACGTATTTCTAATCTTTCTCGTGATTTGGCACGTTCACTATCTGCCATTGCTGTGCGTGTGGTTGAAGTCATTCCTGGCAAACCTTATGTCGGGCTTGAGCTACCCAACAAACATCGTCAGACCGTTTATTTACGTGAAGTTCTGGATTGCGCCAAATTCCGTGATAACCCATCTCCTTTAGCTATCGTGTTGGGTAAAGACATTGCTGGGCAACCCGTCGTCGCTGATTTAGCCAAAATGCCACACTTGCTGGTGGCGGGTACGACCGGTTCTGGTAAGTCGGTTGGTGTTAACGCAATGATTCTCAGCATTTTGTATAAAGCGACCCCAGATGATGTGCGCTTTATCATGATTGACCCGAAAATGCTGGAGTTGTCAGTGTATGAGGGTATTCCTCATCTGTTAACCGAAGTGGTTACTGATATGAAGGATGCGGCGAATGCATTGCGTTGGTGTGTTGGTGAAATGGAGCGGCGCTATAAGCTGATGTCCGCATTGGGTGTGCGTAACCTCGCGGGATACAACGAGCGAGTTGCCCAAGCTGAAGCTATGGGGCGGCCAATTCCAGACCCATTCTGGAAACCCTCCGATAGTATGGATATCTCACCGCCAATGTTGGTGAAATTACCTTATATCGTCGTCATGGTGGATGAGTTTGCTGATCTGATGATGACGGTGGGCAAGAAGGTCGAGGAACTGATAGCCCGTTTAGCACAGAAAGCCCGTGCTGCCGGTATTCATTTGGTTCTGGCTACTCAGCGCCCGTCAGTAGATGTCATTACTGGTTTGATTAAAGCTAACATCCCAACCCGTATCGCATTTACGGTCTCCAGCAAGATTGACTCACGTACAATCCTTGACCAAGCCGGTGCAGAATCGCTATTGGGTATGGGGGATATGCTGTATATGGCGCCTAACTCCTCAATTCCAGTGCGCGTTCACGGCGCTTTTGTTCGTGATCAGGAAGTACATGCTGTTGTTAATGATTGGAAAGCTCGAGGTCGCCCTCAATACATTGAGAGTATTCTTAGTGGTAGTGACGAAGGTGAAGGTGGCAGTCTTGGTCTGGATAGTGACGAGGAATTGGATCCGCTGTTTGATCAGGCGGTGAGTTTTGTTCTGGAGAAACGCCGTGCGTCTATCTCCGGGGTGCAGCGCCAATTCCGTATTGGTTATAACCGTGCGGCACGTATCATTGAGCAGATGGAAGCTCAGCAGATTGTCAGTACCCCGGGACATAACGGTAATCGTGAAGTTTTAGCGCCGCCGCCACATGAGTAATACCTTTTATCGAAACAGTTAACATAGAGAGGGCCGCTTTGCGGCCCTTATGCAAAGAAGCGCAAACTCCGCATTTATCAGATTAATATGCTAACGCGAGGGAAATGCTTCAGCTAAAGTGCATAAGTTTATGGTATGCATTCAGCTTGCCGGTCATAGACTTAAACGGCACATAGAGTGACAATATACTCGCTCACTGAATCCGCCTTTGTGGCAGCCCATTAGGGCGCAATGAATTTTATAAGGTATGTAGAATAATGAAAAAACTGCTTGTTGCTTGTTGTCTGTTATCGGGTTTAATTTCGGCTTCAGCGCTGGCAGATGCCAGTTCCGATTTGCAAGGTCGCCTGAGCAAAGTGAACAGTTTCCATGCTAATTTTTCGCAGAAAGTGACCAGCTCAGATGGCGCAGCAGTACAAGAGGGTGAGGGTGAATTGTGGGTGAAACGGCCTAATCTTTTTAACTGGCATATGACTTCCCCCGATGAAAGCGTCCTGATTTCTGATGGTGAAACACTGTGGTTCTATAACCCGTTTGTGGAGCAAGCCACGGCGACCTGGCTGAAAAATGCTACGGGCAATACGCCATTTATGCTTATCACCCGCAATAATCCAGATGATTGGAAACAATATAATGTGAAGCAGAAAGGTGACGATTTTGAGCTGACACCTAAAAGCGCAAGCGGCAATTTGAAGCAATTTGCTATTACCGTGACGCCAACGGGTACAATCAAAAGCTTTACTGCGGTTGAGCAAGACGGGCAGCGCAGCGCTTATATACTGAAAGGCCAGCAAAATAGTTCAGCGGATGCGAGTAAATTCAAGTTTACCCTACCAAAGGGCGTAACGCTGGACGACCAGCGGCAGTGAGGTCAGTGTGAGTAATATGTCCCTCGATTTTTCCCAAAATGAGTTTCAACCACTGGCCGCGCGGATGCGGCCTTTGACGTTGGAACAGTATATTGGCCAGCCGCATTTGCTGGCTCCGGGTAAACCGTTACCACGGGCAATCGTTGCTGGGCAATTACACTCAATGATTCTTTGGGGACCACCGGGAACCGGTAAAACTACCTTGGCCGAAATTATTGGTCGCTATGGTCAGGCGGATGTTGAGCGTATTTCTGCGGTAACCTCTGGTATTAAAGAAATTCGTGAGGCGATTGAGCGCGCACGGCAGAATCGTGATGCGGGGCGCAGGACAATTTTATTCGTCGATGAAGTCCATCGTTTTAATAAAAGTCAGCAAGATGCTTTTTTGCCTCATATTGAAGATGGCACTATCACTTTTATTGGGGCCACGACAGAAAACCCTTCATTTGAACTAAATTCGGCATTGCTCTCCAGAGCCAGGGTCTATTTGCTGAAAGCTCTCACCGCCGCAGATATCGAAAAAGTTATTGACCAGGCGATGTCAGACAGCAGCCGAGGTTATGGTGGGCAGAATATAAAACTGCCAGATGAAACCCGCCGAATGATGTCTGAATTGGTGGGTGGCGATGCGCGTCGGGCGTTGAATAGCCTTGAAATGATGGCCGATATGGCAGAAATAGATGCCAATGGAACCCGGGTATTGACGCCTGATTTGTTGAAAGAAGTGTCGGGCGAGCGCAGTGCGCGCTTTGATAACAAAGGCGATCGTTACTACGATTTGATTTCAGCAGTCCATAAGTCTATTCGTGGATCTGCACCTGATGCAGCGTTGTATTGGTATGCACGAATTATCACGGCGGGCGGTGATCCGCTTTATGTTGCCCGACGTTTATTAGCCATTGCGTCGGAAGACGTCGGTAATGCTGATCCTCGCGCGATGCAAGTGGCTATATCTGCGTGGGACTGTTTTACTCGTGTTGGCCCGGCAGAAGGTGAGCGCGCGATTGCTCAGGCAATTGTTTATCTGGCCTGTGCGCCGAAAAGTAATGCTGTTTACTCGGCGTTTAAAGCCGCAATGCAAGATGCACGTGATAAGCCAGATTTTGATGTACCGGAACATCTGCGCAACGCGCCGACCAAACTCATGAAAGAAATGGGGCTGGGGGCTGAATACCGTTATGCCCATGATGAACAACATGCTTATGCCGCTGGCGAAAATTATTTCCCACCAGAAATGGCCTCTACCCGCTACTATTTACCGTCATCCCGAGGTCTGGAAGGGAAAATTGGTGAAAAGCTGGCATGGCTGGCTGAGCAGGATCAAAATAGCCCGATAAAACGCTACCGCTAGCCTTGCTGTTGCGGTAAGGTTAGCGCTATAACCACTTGGTAAGTGGCTGTTTACACCGCTTACAGCGTTAAATTTTCCCTTAATAACCATTTTATGCCCAAGATAGTTGGAGTTGTAAGTAGGCAGTCAGTGAGCAAGTTCCGATGAACATAGTCTGGTAAGTCATCGGAGTGAAAGAGCGCCGCTAACGCCACTGAAATTTCAAGGATGAAGGGCATCCATAACTACAAGCACAGGACTAGCATGCTCGATCCCAATATGCTGCGCAATGAGCTAGACGCAGTCGCCGAAAAACTGGCTCGCAGAGGTTTTAAACTTGATGTTGAGATGTTGCGCCAACAAGAAGAGCGCCGCAAAGTTTTACAGGTTGAAACAGAAAGTCTGCAGGCAGAACGTAACTCCCGATCGAAATTGATTGGTGCGGCCAAGGCGCGTGGCGAAGATATCGAACCATTACGTCTGGAAGTGAATGTACTAGGTGAAAAGCTGGATGCAGCTAAGGCCGAGCTGGACAAGTTGCAAAACGAAATCCGTGATCTGGCATTATCTATTCCTAACCTGCCTGATGATTCTGTTCCAGTGGGTAAAGATGAAAATGATAATCTTGAAGTCAGCCGTTGGGGTGAACCTCGCAAGTATGACTTTGAGGTAAGAGATCATGTTTCATTGGGCGAGATGGCCGGTGGGCTTGATTTTGCTGCAGCAGTGAAACTGACTGGCGCGCGTTTTGTGGTGATGAAAGGGCAAATCGCTCGCATGCACCGCGCATTAGCACAGTTCATGTTGGATCTGCACACTGAAAAACATGGCTATCTGGAGACTTACGTTCCTTATCTGGTCAACCATGCGACTCTTTACGGCACCGGTCAGTTGCCTAAATTTGGTGGTGATCTTTTCCATACCAAACCGCTAGAAGAAGAATCTGACAGCAGCAACTATGCATTGATTCCAACGGCAGAAGTGCCTGTGACCAATCTGGTGCGTGATGAGATTCTTGAAGAAGATTCCCTGCCATTGAAAATGACGGCACATACCCCTTGCTTCCGTTCTGAAGCGGGTTCTTATGGTCGTGATACCCGTGGCTTGATCCGTATGCATCAGTTCGACAAAGTTGAGATGGTGCAGATAACCCGCCCGGAAGATTCTATGGCGGCACTGGAAGAGCTAACGGGTCACGCAGAGAAAGTGCTGCAATTACTGGAGTTACCATACCGTAAGGTACTGTTGTGTACCGGCGATATGGGCTTTGGCTCCAGCAAGACCTATGACCTGGAAGTGTGGTTGCCTGCGCAGAATACTTACCGTGAAATCTCTTCATGTTCGAACATGTGGGATTTCCAAGCGCGTCGTATGCAAGCGCGCTGCCGCAATAAAACTGACAGAAAGACTCGTTTGGTTCATACCCTGAATGGCTCTGGCCTGGCAGTTGGCCGTACTTTAGTTGCGGTGCTGGAAAATTATCAGCAGGCTGATGGCCGTATTCAGGTGCCAGAAGTCTTACGCCCTTATATGGGTGGTTTGGAATTTATTGGTTAATAAAATCGATAGCCGAGCATCAATAATCAAAAAGCGCCTGCGGGCGCTTTTTTGTTTTTAAGTGTTGGCAAATAGAACAAAATACTCATTTAGCAACATATCGTGCTATTGCCCCACGCGAGGCAATTGACTTTTTTATCACCAGTGGCATGATGCGCTCACTTTCCTCCTTGTCCCGACGGCTTCAGTCTTATTATGTCCGCATATTCTCGCCCGGTGCTGCTTTTGCTCTGTGGGCTTTTGCTATTTACGATTTCTATCGCAGTTTTAAATACTTTGGTTCCCTTATGGTTATCTCATCAACAATTGCCGACCTGGCAAGTAGGGATGGTTAGCTCATCATACTTTAGCGGGAATCTGGTCGGGACGTTGATTGCTGGGCGGTTTATCCAACAACTTGGTTTTAATCGTAGCTACCATTATTCCTGTATTTTATTCGCGCTGGCGACGTGCGGGTTAATGCTGTCGGTTGATTTTTGGAGCTGGCT comes from Yersinia canariae and encodes:
- the lolA gene encoding outer membrane lipoprotein chaperone LolA, with the protein product MKKLLVACCLLSGLISASALADASSDLQGRLSKVNSFHANFSQKVTSSDGAAVQEGEGELWVKRPNLFNWHMTSPDESVLISDGETLWFYNPFVEQATATWLKNATGNTPFMLITRNNPDDWKQYNVKQKGDDFELTPKSASGNLKQFAITVTPTGTIKSFTAVEQDGQRSAYILKGQQNSSADASKFKFTLPKGVTLDDQRQ
- the lrp gene encoding leucine-responsive transcriptional regulator Lrp, which encodes MIDNKKRPGKELDRIDRNILNELQKDGRISNVELSKRVGLSPTPCLERVRRLERQGFIHGYTALLNPQYLDASLLVIVEITLNRGAPDVFEQFNAAVKNLEEIQECHLVSGDFDYLLKTRVPDMSAYRTLLGETLLRLPGVNDTRTYVVMEEVKQSNRLVIKTR
- the serS gene encoding serine--tRNA ligase; this translates as MLDPNMLRNELDAVAEKLARRGFKLDVEMLRQQEERRKVLQVETESLQAERNSRSKLIGAAKARGEDIEPLRLEVNVLGEKLDAAKAELDKLQNEIRDLALSIPNLPDDSVPVGKDENDNLEVSRWGEPRKYDFEVRDHVSLGEMAGGLDFAAAVKLTGARFVVMKGQIARMHRALAQFMLDLHTEKHGYLETYVPYLVNHATLYGTGQLPKFGGDLFHTKPLEEESDSSNYALIPTAEVPVTNLVRDEILEEDSLPLKMTAHTPCFRSEAGSYGRDTRGLIRMHQFDKVEMVQITRPEDSMAALEELTGHAEKVLQLLELPYRKVLLCTGDMGFGSSKTYDLEVWLPAQNTYREISSCSNMWDFQARRMQARCRNKTDRKTRLVHTLNGSGLAVGRTLVAVLENYQQADGRIQVPEVLRPYMGGLEFIG
- a CDS encoding replication-associated recombination protein A, encoding MSNMSLDFSQNEFQPLAARMRPLTLEQYIGQPHLLAPGKPLPRAIVAGQLHSMILWGPPGTGKTTLAEIIGRYGQADVERISAVTSGIKEIREAIERARQNRDAGRRTILFVDEVHRFNKSQQDAFLPHIEDGTITFIGATTENPSFELNSALLSRARVYLLKALTAADIEKVIDQAMSDSSRGYGGQNIKLPDETRRMMSELVGGDARRALNSLEMMADMAEIDANGTRVLTPDLLKEVSGERSARFDNKGDRYYDLISAVHKSIRGSAPDAALYWYARIITAGGDPLYVARRLLAIASEDVGNADPRAMQVAISAWDCFTRVGPAEGERAIAQAIVYLACAPKSNAVYSAFKAAMQDARDKPDFDVPEHLRNAPTKLMKEMGLGAEYRYAHDEQHAYAAGENYFPPEMASTRYYLPSSRGLEGKIGEKLAWLAEQDQNSPIKRYR
- a CDS encoding DNA translocase FtsK 4TM domain-containing protein, whose translation is MSQEYTEDKEVTLKKLSSGRRLLEAVLIVVTILAAFLMAALLSFNPSDPSWSQTSWHEPIHNLGGSVGAWMADTLFFTFGVLAYAIPAIMVMLCWAAFRQRDTSEHIDYFALSLRLIGTLALILTSCGLAALNIDDLYYFASGGVIGSLFSNAMLPWFNGVGATLTLLCIWAVGLTLFTGWSWLVIAEKIGGVVLGSLTFMTNRSRREERYDDEDDDYPLDDANSVEQDKSAVANKVVAGVAAATALAANSAHADDDDVLFSAPSVTDTPVSPLSDAAILAPSGESAAETKDNYDPLLSTLRATDDGDQSVLSQTESFSEPTISHSTAPMVDTKTETPPLYSFEIPQEATSPAPTRIALPIERPEPQLGSWDKPVTPASHSPFDFSAAQRHSDQVENTSYMNPGLGADTDSLAALGSASRPESAAGIVAASAAAATFMPAFTAISDSSSQVKQGIGPELPRPNPVRIPTRRELASYGIKLPSQRMAEQEQREQEVQTPQAPETPFTASVTSEDDDALEQAILRKAFADQQSERYGQSATAGVNTFSAVEPEDEQALQEAALRQAFAAQQQHRYGADHGENREYEPAAVEEMQPVDTRSAFTFSPVADLIDESPREPLFTLSPYVDETVQSATAQATSAPAQPEQVAAYQSSGAHQSQQGYSGQSTPVQPMTSAQPTSPVQPTPAMDSLIHPFLMRNDQPLIKPTTPLPTLDLLSSPPAEEEPVDMFALEQTARLVEARLGDYRVKAEVVGISPGPVITRFELDLAPGVKASRISNLSRDLARSLSAIAVRVVEVIPGKPYVGLELPNKHRQTVYLREVLDCAKFRDNPSPLAIVLGKDIAGQPVVADLAKMPHLLVAGTTGSGKSVGVNAMILSILYKATPDDVRFIMIDPKMLELSVYEGIPHLLTEVVTDMKDAANALRWCVGEMERRYKLMSALGVRNLAGYNERVAQAEAMGRPIPDPFWKPSDSMDISPPMLVKLPYIVVMVDEFADLMMTVGKKVEELIARLAQKARAAGIHLVLATQRPSVDVITGLIKANIPTRIAFTVSSKIDSRTILDQAGAESLLGMGDMLYMAPNSSIPVRVHGAFVRDQEVHAVVNDWKARGRPQYIESILSGSDEGEGGSLGLDSDEELDPLFDQAVSFVLEKRRASISGVQRQFRIGYNRAARIIEQMEAQQIVSTPGHNGNREVLAPPPHE